The Latilactobacillus sakei subsp. sakei DSM 20017 = JCM 1157 genome includes a window with the following:
- a CDS encoding UbiX family flavin prenyltransferase, whose translation MRKIVVGISGASGTIYGIRLLEALHQVPDVETHLVMSRWAKENLAIEKTGYTEKQVVALADFVHPEQNMGATIASGSFKHDGMVIVPTSMKTLASIATGLGENLIARAADVTLKERRPLIIVPRESPFNQIHLENMLKLAQMGVAIVPPIPAFYNQPQTIDDIVNHTVMKLLDQLHIETNLGSRWEGLANARQNAR comes from the coding sequence ATGCGTAAAATAGTCGTCGGTATTTCGGGTGCCAGTGGGACAATTTATGGGATTCGTTTGCTAGAGGCATTACACCAAGTGCCGGATGTTGAAACACATCTGGTCATGAGTCGCTGGGCCAAAGAAAATTTAGCCATCGAAAAAACTGGGTACACTGAAAAGCAAGTCGTGGCGCTAGCTGATTTTGTCCATCCAGAGCAAAATATGGGCGCAACAATTGCCAGCGGTAGTTTCAAACACGATGGGATGGTGATTGTACCCACTAGCATGAAAACTTTAGCTTCGATTGCAACCGGTCTGGGCGAAAACTTGATTGCCAGAGCTGCCGATGTTACTTTGAAAGAACGACGACCATTAATTATTGTGCCCCGTGAATCTCCTTTTAATCAGATTCACCTTGAAAATATGTTGAAGTTGGCCCAAATGGGTGTGGCGATTGTACCGCCGATTCCAGCTTTTTATAATCAACCACAAACGATAGATGATATCGTCAATCATACGGTAATGAAATTATTGGATCAACTGCATATCGAGACCAACCTTGGTTCACGTTGGGAGGGGTTAGCTAATGCACGTCAAAACGCTCGCTAG